The Bos indicus x Bos taurus breed Angus x Brahman F1 hybrid chromosome 21, Bos_hybrid_MaternalHap_v2.0, whole genome shotgun sequence genomic interval atgataatgatgaccctatatgcaagatagcaaaagagacacagatgtaaagaacaggcaTTTGGACTATGTGttagaaggtgagggtgggatgatatgagagaatggcattgaaacatgtatattatcattaCATCTTTGATCAGCTAGCACACAAAAGAGTATCTGGACTTAACAGTGTGTGTTTGgacattatttttatcattttttcacTTGCTATTTGTGTCACATTTGAAGCACTAAACTGTGTCATTAGCTCATTTACctagtaaaaattatttatttaccttttttccttaaaaacaaacacGACTTTGTACTGAATAAGTCTTGGGGATGTAATATGTATATGAtgcctatagttaacaataccgtattgtatatttgaaagttgcaaagagtagattttaaaagttctaatcatgagacaaaaaaaattgtaacaaTGTGCAATGGTGAATCCTCACTAAACTTACTGTTGCAATCATTGCAGTATAAATCTATACATCAAATAATTATGTTGCATACCTAAAACCAGTACAATGgtatatgtaataaaaataaataaataaaaacctgatAGATATTTGCCCATTTTCTTGGTGTATTTACAGAACTaacctgaaaaaatatatttatactatttttttgtatttttaaatttcattaatttcaaCTTGTCCATGTTTCCTCTACTTCAGAGTGATTGGTCATTATTTGCTatgcttccttttgtttttgcCATGTGGTGGAGTatgtcttttattatattttgagttTCTTAACTCATATAATAAATACTTATCAAGCATGTTCATATATGAATGTGTCCTCAGTTCtggccatgaactgcagcccaccaggctcctctgtccatggaatttttcaggcaaaaatactggagtgggttgccatttcctattccagtgaatcttcctggcccagggattatAAATTCGTCTCCGgagcctcttgcattggcaggcagatctatCCCACACCACTTGGGAAAACTTCATGTGCATATGTtcgtgtgcatgctaaatcacttcagtcgtatcagactccttgcaacccaatggactatagcccaccaggctcttctgtccatgggattgtctaggcaagaaccctggagtgtgttgttatgccctcctccagagtatcttttccacccagggatcaaacctgtgtttcttgcatgtcctgcattgggaggtgggttttttaccactaggaccacctggaaagcctgcaTGTAAGTATGACACTCCCTAAATTAGGCATCAAGGAAATGGTGAAAATGAGAGAGGCAGTTAGGCAttttgaagaggaactaaagaacctcttgatgagggttaaggaggagaatgaaaattctgttttaaaacagtatatatatatatatatatatatatatatatatatataggatcaTAAAccctaagatcatggtatccagccccattactttatggcaaatagaaggggaaagatggAAGCACTTCCTCTtctttggctctaaaatcactgtggatggtgactggagtcatgaaatcagaagatgattgctttttatcaggaaagctatgacaaacctagacagtgaattGAAAACCAAGAACATCACTCtgcaacaaaggttcatatagtcaaggctatggtcttcctagtggtcatgtacagttatgacagctggaccataaagaaggtggaacaccaaagaattgatgcctttaaactgtggtgctggagaagactcctgaaagtcctttggacagcaagataaaaccagtcaatcttaaaggaaataaaccctgaatattcattggaaggactgatgctgaagctgaaactccagtattttcatcATCTGATGTGagcagccgactcattggaaaagaccctgatgcttggaaagatttgagggcagaaggagaagagggcatcagaggatgagatggctggatggcatcactgatacaatgaaCATGAACGTGGGAAaatcctgggagatggtgagggacaaggaggcctggcatgctgcagtccatggggtcacagaggacatgactgggcaactgaacaagaacaacatcGTACATcccaggaaaggaaaacaaacttaCTTATAAACAGTTTGAATGAACAGTTTAGGATGCTATTGGAAGTAATACTAGGAGAACATGACTGTACTTTCAAGGCCAGACCGTACTCCCACTGGAAATGATGCTCATGAGCTGCTCAGGTAAAACTCAAGTGGAGCAGGCTATACATGACTTTTCAAGTAGAGGAAATACATACCTGCATAAGAAGTTCATTTAAaacatatcttttcaaaaaaaaaaaacatatcttttctttttttataatggtACTACAaaagtcatttattttgctttcaaaatacCTTATATGAGAtggcattacattttttttttacttatgtaaagcctttattttttaaaataattttaattggaagctaattgcATTCAGTTTACACAGGTCCTTTTTCCCCTCCACGACTTTAATTAAGTGAAGTTAATTATAGTGAAATATGCATGTGGGTGTCTGTAAAAAAGTGAGGTTCTTGTTGGCAAAACAGTCTGATAAAGCATCAGATGTTACAGGGAATTAGAAactctttcccagcagcaggagtCTGGGCTTCACCACACTGTCATCTTGGCTGGAACATCCAGGGTCTGCAGActgcattctgaaggagctctCGCAGCACCTTGTAGATAAGCCTTCTGGAATACACCTGACCAATCCCCCAACTTTCAGTTGAGCCCAGCATGAAAATCCAAGAAAGATACTGGATGTTCCTTGCCTGTGCCCCAAGCTACTCCCCATGCAGGACCTGGTGTCGTGAATTAGCTCTGTCCTGCATCTGGGAAGCCTCTCTCTCAGGGTCTGGCTGTCTCCAAGCCTGCATAGGAGCTGAGAAGCCCTGCCCACATGGGGTCAGCTTGCTGGGGTCAGCTTCTCATTTCTCATGATCCTGTCCTCTCAAGATTTGGTCCTCTACAGCACAGGTGATGTGCCTGTGTCAGGAAACTTGGGAGAAGCTCTGGGGTGGTTCTCCCAGTCTCTTCCGgcaaaaaggaaagcaaatacaAACACTGGGAAGTAAAAGGACTGCATGGCCAGTGACTTCTGGGTTTGATGAAAGAAGTGTTCAGGAGTTAAACAGTTGCTTCAAGCAGAATTAGGGCATTAGAGAAAGTGTCCAGCACCCCAGGTTAGCAGGGGAGACTTTTACATTTAAAGGGgcaggtttgttttgtttctgcagGAAGTTTTGGGTTGAGAGGGAGgtaatttttttaagagttttaaaatgtcTGAATTAGCTTTGGCTCAGAGTTTAAGAGGTAGCATCAAAGCCAGGGCACACTTGCCAAAGTTATTGCAAAAATGCCCACTACTCCCCACAAGAGACCTTACAGGACATTCACTAAAAGGGATAAACTTCGTCTCAGGACATGGGAGGCTTCTTCAGCACTTTAGCACCAGCACCTGCCTGTTAAGTAATGTTATTTAAGTGCTGGGAATCCTAGTTCCCAATTCAGATAGTAATTCTCTCACACAAATACAACTCTGATTACTTCTTTAGGTGGTGATGTCACCTATGTGTTCCCCTCATTTTCCATCTTCCCCAGAAAAGGGTCTGGCTTTAACCAAATGATCTTTTTCAATGTTCTGATGTTTGAAGGATTTTTGGTCTTATTAAatcctatttctctctctcccccttgcaGGTTTAAGCTTCATAATGAGATTTATCCTCAGACACTGCCCCTCCCTGACCACATCCCACCCTCTGAGTGGTTGCTTAGTGGCCCATGGCAATTTTGGAGACACCCCAATAGGTGAccttcccaccccaaccccacatcCCTCTCCAAGGTGTCCCATGTGTGTTCCTCCAGACCACTGGTCAGTCAGCTCCATCAGCACAGTCCTTCAGAAAAGACCAAGCTTCAAATCTTGGGTTCACTGCTAAGTAGGAACAGGACTTGGTTAGGTCCATTAATCTCTCCAAAATGAAGTTTCTTGATTTGTACAGAATATGACTTAATCCCCCTAAAAAATTAATGTTGAGGATTCATCAGTAATAATCcttagctgtgtgtgtgttgagagtAGGGAGCTAAAAGTACAGGCTATAACATGAGAACTACAGACACTAACATGGAACTTTTTAAAGGCATAATCTAAAAGGCAGGAGTCAGGGGGGCAGCTGGAGGCAGGTGGGTAAAGTATGGGCTCTGGGCCTATTCAGTCTGGGTCCAAACCCTAACACCAAGCCTCTCCTCCCAGGAAGCCTTTATGATCCAGGGAAAGCTAATTATCTGCTTTATTCCTGTATTTCCTCCATGGTGCCTGCTTCACAAggctattgtgaggattaaagagagaaaatatatgtacAGGGTTTAGTACAATGCCTCTCTTAGTGCCCACAAAAGACAgctattattttttagaaaatatggaaaatgtaAGAGAGGCAATTACTCTAAatatcaacatttgttatttctatgTGATGTTATTATGATCCCTTTGTTGGTTTTTGCACTTCTCTCTACTTGTCAAAGCTTTGATATGAACTTGTGAAttcctttctgaaaataaaactatgcaCTTCACAAATTTATGAGCCACGTCCCCATCCTATTAAATGAAATAGTTATATCTGTATACTTTGTAATTCCCATTCCCAACCCATAATATTCTGTTAAGAAGATAAAGTACACTTTTTCCATGAATGACTGTATCACAAGAATCTTTAATGTTTAAACTTTACTCATGGTGAGGTTGTATCTGTGTTTAGTAAAGTGTGCCCACATTGAGTCTGTTTCAGTCCACATTACCAAACTCCACAGGGATGTTTCTTGTACCCAGGCAGAGCACAAAGACAGGGGTCAACTTTTCTCTTGCTTAGGCCAGCTTTTCTGGGGAGTTTTTCCAAACTCTCCAAGACCAATCTACCCCAATACACAGCCTCTGTCACACgtaaaagaatatggaaaatgtCTCAGTGTATTTCATAAGTTTAGCACATCTCTGGTACAAAAAATTCAAGAAAGGTAGCACAAAAGCGAAAGCACCAACTGAGCTTACTTACAAACAACCATGCATGAATCCTACACACTAATATtactgaaatgaacacaacattgcaTTAAGAGGTATAAAAGCACTGTACGGAAAACTTAAAAGTTACACGTGAAATACTGCACTGTAGATCCTGAATACTCTAATGTCCCAcactcccacccctcctccaccctggTGAGGGGCAGAAAACTTCCATTTGCCTCCAGACCTTGCTAGTCCTCTGAGACACTGTTGCGGGGGCAGTGGGCAGTGGGGTGGGCCGCCCGCAGGGCTCTAGCCTCTTCCAAAGCCTCCCTGTAGCGGGAAGGCCAGGCCTGGGGGGTTTTCTTAAAGACCCTGGCCAGGAACTCCATGATCTGCATCTTGGTGATTTCGCGGCTGGCACGGGAGCCCCAGAAGAACTCGTACTCAGGGGGCTCGACATGGGGGACGCGCTGGTACTTCAGGTAGTTCTGCTGGACGAACTCCTCGGTGATAAGCTTTCTCACGTCTCCGAAGGTGGAGTGTTTCTTCCAAGGCCTCAGCCCCAAGATGCGCAGCACGTTCCAGACTGCACTCTCTCGAGCGCCGCGACCCTTCACGTAAATGAGGCTCAGGATCATCAGCAGGAGGCCTGTCATCGGCATGCGGTTGCTCAGAGCGACCCTGTCCAACTCCTCTGGCTCCAGAGCTTTGACCAGCGAAAACTCCATGGTGTGCAGGCTGGTCAGCCTCAGGTGCAGCCCGAACACGCGTGCGAGGATGAGGCTGGTGCGCCGAAGGATGCTTCTGCACCACTTCTTGTAACTGCCGATGACATCCTTCACCATGTCTGGAAACCAGATGATCATCCTCTTCTGGTCCTTGACCAGCACGTACCACATGAGCTCGTGTGCCTTCTGCACCAGCTgggccggggccgggggcgcCGGGCTGAGCTGAGTTGTGCTCGGGGCCTGGTGGGGACGGCCTTCCTCAGCGGCCTGCTGCAGGGCCTTCGGGTCTCCCTCTTCGCCTGGAGCCTGGGGAGGCAGCGAGACCAGAGGGGCATCAGGCGGGCTTAAGGGAGGGCTCTCCGACTCAGTGAGGGTCGCGGCCTGAGACCCTGGAGAAGAGGGCTCCCCGGGAATGCCGGGGCTGCTGTGCACCTCAGAGTTGGAGGCCTCGGCTGCAAAGTTGGGGTTGCACACATCCTTACTTTGTTCGGACATATCTGTTCGGTCTCGCAAGAGCAGGGCCGCCGAGTCCAAGAGCTCTTCGAGTCTGCTTTCCCTCCGCGACTCCTGGAGAGGAAGTGCGCATTGCTGCGCCCGGCGCCTTCCGCAGAGGCCAGGCAGGGCGGGGCGGCGGCGGGCCGGGCCAATGCGCCTGCGCGTCCGCGCGCCTGGGGCCAGGCAGTCGCGTTGGCGGGCGGggctcctggtgggctgcaggagGGGGCTAGGAGGCCCCCAGTAAGCATAGAGGGTCCGCTAGAATATGGGCCTCAATGAtcactccccctccccaggcGTCCTGTTAGGGCTAAGGAGGAGTTcttgaggaggaggggagggagatgggtgaGCACTGGAGAAGGAGTAAGTTTAAGGGACAGATGGCAATTTAAGCTTctgagatgctgaagctgacttTCTAAGGAAACATTTGATTAGGTATATCCAAAATCAAGTTAGAGATCAATCCGAGAGCAAGAACTAGGCTGGTGTGTCAACTAGGTTTCAGATCAGTGTGAGAATTTAAACTGAGAGAACAGTTAGGATTGCCCAAGAAAATATGTCAACTCTGAAAAAGAGAAGTCGctaagtcgagtccgactctttgcgatcccatgggctatagcctaccaggctcctacgtccatgggcttttccaggcaaaaatattggagtgggttgccatttccttctccaggggatcttcctgatccagtgatcgaacccaggtctcccgcattgcagacagacactttaccctctgagccaccaggaggacTAATTGGACAAATTGGAATTCTGAAGAATAACAACGAAAATTCATTGATTTCCTACCACATGGAAGAGTTATAAACAAGAAATGCAGAATGTAGTCAATCCGAGTGTGATCGAAGTTCTCTTGAAGGCAATATACTAACGATTTTGTTAGTATTTTAATGGTCATTGATTTTGGTTTTTCAATTCCACTGGGTAATTTTGATGtaaattttgtttcattagaATCCCCTCACACAGAAATTACATTAGCATAGACTCATATTATGTCTTTCCACCTGTTTTTCCAGGACCTTCCTTCTCTTTATGACTGTTTCAACCTCTACTTTTCTTCCTGTGGAAACTTTGCCTTCTTACAGCACAACATTCCCATCTTCCACAGATACTAAATAGTATCACATGCAAATCTCTCCCAAgattccccccccttttttttcttttttaaattgacctAGATCTCCTAAACTTTCCCAGATAACAAGTGATTTGAGATGTAATACTTGGTGGTTGtatttcaattttcaaatttAGAAACCAAATCTGCAGTTTTGTTTGGGACtgtcaacaaaaacaaagttgACAGTCCCAGAGatgcatcctttaaaaaaattgtgcaCAGAAACCTCTGGATCCAATGTTCCTGCTGCTAATCAACATGCCTTGTATAAGCCAATGTGGTCTCTCAGCCATACCTGGGTTTCCTCAAGCCGGCAGCTTCTTACATATGCCCTCAGTGAGTCTGGCTATTGTCACTCGAAACCTAACTcatattacaatattgctttgacATTTCTAGAATCCTCTCTTTATTAGCTTGTACccctttctcatttctcattttacttAAGTAGATTGAGTTCAAAGGGTTTTTCCCTTAGCTGTTTTTATCTTTGGATTTTCATGCTTATATCACTTTTAAGAGGACCAATTTGACCTCAGTCCAATAGCACCCCTTAATCTCTTATTTCACAAGGATAATCCTACAGATCATTTAGACATATCTCATCTGGAATTTTTCTTAttcatcattttcttctctttaatttatagatttctattttttaaatattccttaCAGAGTAGTATCAGCTATATTAGTGTTTTCAATTATCATTATGTAAGAATGGCTTAAATTGATTGATTGCTCCCATTCTTCTTAAAATAATCCTCATTTCTTGCAGTTTATTtccactatttttttcttttttatttcatttgggtacttatttgtttctgtttggtttagtgattgcattcatttatttttaataatgaaaatgtttgagGCTGTTATTTAAATCTCAGCTCAGCTTTGGCCATGGACCATATTTTTTGGTATTGTGGGATTAATAAAATTACATCCTCGTATTTCACCCTCCTAGATTTAATGgattaatgaaattaaattgcAAGCTTGAGCACAACAGTTAACACTTACATAGGAAAAGTAGGAAAGCAATTATATAAACAAGTATAAAAGcacaacaattttaaaattataaaagcttCTTTTGCTGTGGCATAACAGATCTTTGACCAGGAGAACTGCATGTGTTTCAAATGCTACCTGAGCCACACTGGTCTTCATTTTGGTGACATTTCCCATGATGAGTGGAAGACACACCTGCCATAGCTCACTCCACATCTCTCTTCTATTGGGAG includes:
- the NDN gene encoding necdin, with translation MSEQSKDVCNPNFAAEASNSEVHSSPGIPGEPSSPGSQAATLTESESPPLSPPDAPLVSLPPQAPGEEGDPKALQQAAEEGRPHQAPSTTQLSPAPPAPAQLVQKAHELMWYVLVKDQKRMIIWFPDMVKDVIGSYKKWCRSILRRTSLILARVFGLHLRLTSLHTMEFSLVKALEPEELDRVALSNRMPMTGLLLMILSLIYVKGRGARESAVWNVLRILGLRPWKKHSTFGDVRKLITEEFVQQNYLKYQRVPHVEPPEYEFFWGSRASREITKMQIMEFLARVFKKTPQAWPSRYREALEEARALRAAHPTAHCPRNSVSED